From a single Halobellus ruber genomic region:
- a CDS encoding putative RNA uridine N3 methyltransferase produces the protein MTLTVLVPSSLVREAEDKREATRKLGYVARAAAVFRADRLAVFPDREGERRWGGEFVETVLRYAATPPGLRKEVWGRRDELEYVGVLPPLRVPSTTGSESNGSGSLTQGIVTEVGPDGRVRVNCELQHPLTLRAPPSMEVAEGERVAIRISSREPVRARIVDRPPPGFDVSRMDLEEALGRADAGIGIATSRHGEALTTTRLPELAARVDRAGATVAFGSPGRGLPAILGVGTDAVAEGAVEPGADPGFDLWLNTIPRQGSETVRTEEAVFATLAALTLTE, from the coding sequence ATGACGCTGACCGTACTCGTGCCGTCCTCCCTCGTCCGGGAAGCCGAGGACAAACGCGAGGCAACTCGCAAACTCGGGTACGTCGCCCGCGCGGCGGCGGTGTTCCGGGCGGATCGGCTCGCCGTCTTCCCCGACCGGGAAGGCGAGCGGCGCTGGGGGGGCGAGTTCGTCGAAACGGTGCTGCGATACGCCGCCACGCCGCCGGGGCTCCGAAAGGAGGTCTGGGGGCGACGCGACGAACTCGAGTACGTCGGCGTCCTACCACCCCTCCGCGTCCCGTCTACGACCGGCTCCGAATCGAACGGTTCGGGGTCGTTAACACAGGGAATCGTGACCGAGGTCGGACCTGACGGCCGCGTCCGGGTCAATTGCGAACTGCAACACCCACTCACCCTCCGCGCGCCTCCGTCGATGGAGGTCGCGGAGGGCGAACGCGTCGCCATCAGGATCTCTTCGCGAGAACCGGTCCGTGCGCGGATCGTCGATCGGCCCCCTCCGGGCTTCGACGTGTCCCGTATGGACCTCGAGGAAGCGCTCGGCCGCGCCGACGCCGGGATCGGGATCGCCACGTCCCGCCACGGCGAGGCGCTGACCACCACGCGGCTGCCCGAGCTCGCCGCCCGGGTCGACCGGGCGGGCGCGACAGTCGCGTTCGGGTCGCCCGGCCGCGGGCTTCCGGCCATCCTCGGCGTCGGCACCGACGCCGTCGCCGAGGGGGCGGTCGAACCCGGAGCCGATCCGGGGTTCGACCTCTGGCTGAATACGATTCCGCGGCAGGGAAGCGAGACGGTACGCACCGAGGAAGCGGTGTTCGCCACGCTTGCTGCCCTGACACTCACGGAGTGA
- a CDS encoding 50S ribosomal protein L3, with translation MPQPSRPRKGSMGFSPRKRAASEVPRIRSWPDDDGAPAIQGFAGYKAGMTQVMMVNDQANSPREGMEEAVPVTVVETPPMRAVALRAYEDTPYGAKPLTEVWTGEFAESLDRVLDLPNEDTFESDAEDLRSAVEAGDVDDVRLITHTVPAEMRNVPKKDPDVMETRVGGGSLEERVDFALDLVGDGGDHELSDVFRSGEYLDVAGVTKGKGTQGPVKRWGVQKRKGKHARQGWRRRIGNLGPWNPSRVRSTVPQQGQTGYHQRTELNKRLLAIGSGSEPTVDGGFVGYGEVDGPYALIKGSLPGPDKRLLRFRPAVRPSDQPRLDPEVRYVSTESNQG, from the coding sequence ATGCCACAACCAAGCAGACCACGAAAAGGTTCGATGGGCTTCAGCCCGCGGAAGCGCGCGGCCAGCGAGGTCCCGCGTATCCGGTCGTGGCCCGACGACGACGGGGCCCCGGCCATCCAGGGGTTCGCCGGCTACAAGGCCGGAATGACCCAGGTGATGATGGTCAACGACCAGGCCAACTCCCCCCGCGAAGGGATGGAGGAGGCCGTGCCGGTGACCGTCGTGGAGACGCCGCCGATGCGCGCCGTCGCCCTTCGAGCCTACGAGGACACGCCGTACGGTGCAAAGCCACTGACCGAAGTGTGGACCGGGGAGTTCGCCGAGTCGCTCGATCGCGTGCTCGATCTCCCCAACGAGGACACCTTCGAGTCGGACGCAGAGGACCTCCGCTCGGCCGTCGAGGCCGGCGACGTCGACGATGTCCGCCTCATCACCCACACCGTTCCCGCCGAGATGCGGAACGTCCCCAAGAAGGACCCCGACGTGATGGAGACCCGGGTCGGCGGCGGCTCCCTTGAGGAGCGCGTCGACTTCGCGCTCGATCTCGTCGGCGACGGCGGCGACCACGAGCTCTCGGACGTCTTCCGTTCCGGCGAGTATCTCGACGTCGCCGGCGTCACCAAGGGGAAGGGAACCCAGGGCCCCGTCAAGCGGTGGGGCGTCCAGAAGCGGAAGGGCAAACACGCCCGCCAGGGATGGCGGCGCCGGATCGGCAACCTCGGTCCGTGGAACCCCTCCCGCGTGCGCTCGACCGTCCCCCAGCAGGGGCAGACGGGCTACCACCAGCGGACCGAACTGAACAAGCGCCTCCTCGCGATCGGCTCGGGGAGCGAACCGACAGTCGACGGCGGCTTCGTCGGCTACGGCGAGGTCGACGGACCGTACGCGCTGATCAAGGGCTCGCTCCCGGGCCCCGACAAGCGCTTGCTGCGGTTCCGGCCCGCCGTCCGGCCGAGCGACCAGCCGCGCCTCGATCCCGAGGTACGCTACGTGTCGACCGAATCGAACCAGGGTTAA
- the rpl4p gene encoding 50S ribosomal protein L4 yields MQATIRDLNGDDAGTLDLPEVFETAYRPDLIERAVVAAQANRKQAYGADPYAGLRTPAESFGSGRGMAHVPRENGQARRVPQAVSGRKAHPPKAEKDQGKDINDKERKLAVRSALAATADAERVADRGHEFDDDVELPVVVSDDFEELVKTREVVDLLESLGVHADIERSDGNKKVKAGRGKTRGRKYTRPKSILFVTSEEPSKAARNLAGADVVTADNVSAEDLAPGTHAGRLALYTESAIEEVADR; encoded by the coding sequence ATGCAAGCAACAATTCGCGACCTGAACGGCGACGACGCCGGCACGCTCGACCTCCCCGAGGTCTTCGAGACCGCCTACCGTCCGGACCTCATCGAGCGCGCCGTGGTCGCCGCGCAGGCCAACCGAAAACAGGCGTACGGTGCCGACCCCTACGCGGGGTTGCGAACCCCCGCGGAGTCGTTCGGCAGCGGCCGCGGGATGGCGCACGTCCCCCGCGAGAACGGGCAGGCTCGGCGCGTCCCCCAGGCTGTCTCCGGCCGGAAGGCACACCCGCCGAAGGCCGAGAAGGACCAGGGCAAAGACATCAACGACAAGGAGCGGAAACTCGCCGTCCGATCGGCGCTGGCCGCCACGGCCGACGCGGAGCGCGTCGCCGACCGCGGCCACGAGTTCGATGACGATGTCGAACTCCCCGTGGTCGTCTCCGACGACTTCGAGGAGCTGGTGAAGACCCGCGAGGTCGTCGACCTGCTCGAATCCCTCGGCGTCCACGCCGACATCGAGCGGTCCGACGGGAACAAGAAGGTGAAGGCGGGCCGCGGCAAGACGCGTGGCCGGAAGTACACCCGGCCGAAGTCGATCCTCTTTGTGACCTCGGAGGAGCCCTCGAAGGCGGCGCGGAACCTCGCCGGCGCGGACGTGGTCACCGCCGACAACGTGAGCGCGGAGGATCTCGCGCCCGGCACGCACGCCGGCCGGCTCGCGCTGTACACCGAAAGCGCGATCGAGGAGGTGGCGGACCGATGA
- a CDS encoding 50S ribosomal protein L23, producing the protein MSTIIEHPLVTEKAMDEMDFDNKLQFIVDIDATKNDVVEEVESRYEVSVVSVNTQVTPQGKKKATVRLGDDDDAQEVASRIGVF; encoded by the coding sequence ATGAGCACGATCATCGAACATCCCCTCGTGACCGAGAAGGCGATGGACGAGATGGACTTCGACAACAAGCTCCAGTTCATCGTCGACATCGACGCCACGAAGAACGACGTGGTCGAGGAAGTCGAGTCGCGTTACGAGGTGTCGGTCGTGAGCGTCAACACGCAGGTGACACCGCAGGGCAAGAAGAAGGCGACCGTCCGACTCGGCGACGACGACGACGCACAGGAAGTCGCCTCGCGGATCGGGGTGTTCTAA
- a CDS encoding 50S ribosomal protein L2 produces MGRRIQGQRRGRGTSTFRAPSHRYKSDLSHKKDESDDTVSGTVVDIEHDPARSAPVVAVEFEDGDQRLVLAPEGVAVGDSIQVGVSAEIKPGNTLPLAEIPEGVPVCNIERQPGDGGKFARASGTSAQIITHDRHVTAVKLPSGQTKRLNPECRATVGVVAGGGRTEKPFVKAGKKHHKMKSRGTKWPRVRGVAMNAVDHPFGGGGRQHPGQPKSVSRDAPPGRKVGDIASKRTGRGGKGGKDNS; encoded by the coding sequence ATGGGACGACGAATCCAGGGGCAACGTCGCGGCCGCGGCACGTCCACGTTCCGGGCGCCGTCGCACCGCTACAAGTCCGACCTCTCGCACAAGAAGGACGAATCGGACGACACCGTCTCCGGGACGGTCGTCGACATCGAACACGACCCCGCACGCAGCGCGCCGGTCGTCGCCGTCGAGTTCGAGGACGGCGACCAGCGGCTCGTGCTCGCGCCGGAAGGTGTCGCCGTCGGCGATTCCATCCAGGTCGGGGTCAGCGCGGAGATCAAACCCGGCAACACGCTGCCGCTCGCGGAGATCCCCGAGGGCGTGCCGGTATGTAACATCGAGCGCCAGCCCGGCGACGGCGGGAAGTTCGCCCGCGCGTCGGGCACCAGCGCCCAGATCATCACCCACGACCGTCACGTGACGGCGGTGAAGCTGCCCTCGGGCCAGACCAAGCGGCTGAACCCCGAGTGCCGCGCAACCGTCGGCGTGGTCGCGGGCGGCGGCCGAACCGAAAAGCCGTTCGTGAAGGCCGGCAAGAAGCACCACAAGATGAAATCACGCGGTACCAAGTGGCCCCGGGTCCGCGGGGTCGCCATGAACGCCGTCGACCACCCGTTCGGCGGCGGCGGCCGCCAGCACCCCGGACAGCCGAAGTCCGTCTCGCGGGACGCCCCGCCGGGACGGAAGGTCGGCGACATCGCCTCGAAGCGAACCGGTCGCGGCGGCAAAGGAGGCAAGGACAACTCATGA
- a CDS encoding 30S ribosomal protein S19: MSSEYRTGREGEFTYRGHTLDELQEMSLDEVAELLPARQRRTIQRGLSVQQEKLRERAREAGEQETANDPIRTHLRDMPVLPEFVDLTFEVYTGQSFERVRVEPEMIGHYLGEFQLTRTSVEHGQAGIGATRSSKFVPLK, encoded by the coding sequence ATGAGTTCCGAATACCGAACCGGCCGCGAGGGTGAGTTCACCTACCGCGGCCACACGCTCGACGAGCTGCAGGAGATGTCGCTCGACGAGGTCGCGGAACTGCTCCCCGCACGCCAGCGGCGAACCATCCAGCGAGGGCTCTCGGTCCAGCAGGAGAAGCTTCGGGAGCGCGCTCGGGAGGCCGGCGAACAGGAGACGGCCAACGACCCGATCCGGACGCACCTCCGGGACATGCCGGTCCTGCCGGAGTTCGTCGACCTCACGTTCGAGGTCTACACCGGCCAGTCCTTCGAGCGCGTCCGCGTCGAACCCGAAATGATCGGCCACTACCTGGGCGAGTTCCAACTGACACGGACGTCGGTGGAACACGGCCAGGCCGGCATCGGCGCGACCCGGTCCTCGAAGTTCGTGCCGCTCAAATAA
- a CDS encoding 50S ribosomal protein L22 → MGINYSVEADPETTAKGMLRDRPISLKHSKAIARQIKGRTVAEAQSYLQDVIDEVQSVPFKQHNSGVGHRSDIDGWDAGRYPEKASKAFLELLENVASNADEQGFDGEEMAIKHVAPHKVGERQGRKPRAFGSADPWNTPICDVELIIEEPEEVEA, encoded by the coding sequence ATGGGTATCAACTACAGCGTCGAGGCCGACCCGGAGACCACCGCCAAGGGGATGCTCCGCGATCGGCCCATCAGCCTGAAGCACAGCAAGGCCATCGCACGGCAGATCAAGGGACGGACCGTCGCGGAGGCGCAGTCGTACCTCCAGGACGTCATCGATGAGGTCCAGTCGGTCCCGTTCAAGCAGCACAACTCCGGCGTCGGCCACCGGTCGGACATCGACGGGTGGGACGCGGGCCGCTACCCCGAGAAGGCCTCGAAGGCGTTCCTGGAGTTGCTGGAGAACGTCGCCTCGAACGCCGACGAGCAGGGGTTCGACGGCGAGGAGATGGCGATCAAACACGTCGCCCCCCACAAGGTCGGCGAGCGCCAGGGCCGGAAGCCCCGGGCGTTCGGCAGCGCCGACCCGTGGAACACGCCGATCTGCGACGTCGAACTGATCATCGAGGAGCCCGAGGAGGTCGAAGCCTGA